Proteins found in one Mytilus edulis chromosome 2, xbMytEdul2.2, whole genome shotgun sequence genomic segment:
- the LOC139510419 gene encoding uncharacterized protein, which produces MSNKDSEGCVNEAFTDNETAVTTVDSEEQTYPITSKTEPTVIPEHSEGHAHPVTSKTEPTVIPDHSEGHAHPVTSRTEPTVVTVDREGQANPINSMTEISVNCSETPVVHSVTESADSLHENNGIITTSATREVNNIVYNEQTEVDGQDSQKKDTLNTELQITESVQTSFPEKEEKDIKSVLQTGFERREEDTESALQFVPERKEEDIEFVLQVVPERKEEDIESVLQVVPERKEEDIESVLQVVPKRKEEDIVIQLLADECNLYFNTEMKREQELREKSDKFAGDGLEETITNVDGAQDGGWGWFIVLSSLMIHFIIGGFDRSGGILYLKFKEKFKTPAAVTAWVPTISSGLRLSLG; this is translated from the exons ATGAGTAATAAGGACTCAGAAGGTTGTGTGAATGAAGCCTTTACAGATAACGAAACAGCAGTGACCACTGTAGACTCAGAGGAACAAACATATCCGATCACTTCTAAGACGGAACCCACAGTGATTCCAGAACACTCAGAGGGACATGCTCACCCTGTCACTTCTAAGACGGAACCCACAGTGATTCCAGATCACTCAGAGGGACATGCACACCCTGTCACTTCTAGGACGGAACCCACAGTGGTCACTGTAGACCGAGAGGGACAAGCAAATCCGATCAACTCTATGACGGAAATATCTGTAAACTGTTCTGAAACGCCGGTGGTTCATTCTGTAACAGAAAGTGCCGACTCGTTACATGAAAACAATGGAATTATAACTACATCTGCCACCAGAGAGGTCAACAACATAGTTTACAATGAACAAACAGAGGTAGATGGACAGGATTCACAGAAAAAAGATACACTAAATACTGAATTACAGATAACTGAATCTGTGCAAACGTCTTTTCCGGAAAAGgaagaaaaagatattaaatcTGTTCTACAGACTGGATTCGAAAGGAGAGAAGAAGACACCGAATCTGCTTTACAGTTTGTTCCCGAAAGGAAAGAAGAAGACATCGAATTTGTTTTACAGGTTGTTCCCGAAAGGAAAGAAGAAGACATCGAATCTGTTTTACAGGTTGTTCCCGAAAGGAAAGAAGAAGACATCGAGTCTGTTTTACAGGTTGTTCCAAAAAGGAAAGAAGAAGATATAGTTATTCAACTTCTAGCGGATGAATGCAACTTATACTTTAATACAGAAATGAAAAGAGAACAAGAATTAAGGGAAAAGTCAGATAAATTTGCAGGAGATGGTCTTGAAGAGACTATCACAAATGTAGATGGGGCTCAGGATGGGGGCTGGGGCTGGTTCATTGTTTTGAGCAGTTTGATGATCCATTTTATCATTG GAGGCTTTGATAGATCGGGAGGTATACTGTATCTAAAATTTAAGGAGAAGTTCAAGACACCAGCCGCAGTTACAGCCTGGGTACCAACTATATCTAGTGGATTACGACTTTCTTTAGGTTAG
- the LOC139511289 gene encoding monocarboxylate transporter 9-like — protein MSNKNTEGCVNKAFTDSETAVISVDSSGQTYPITSRTEPTVIPEHSEGQVHPITYRTETSMIDIGERQDSLERETLDTELQITDSVLTAKPERKEEDNEAVLWSVPTVSERKEEDSESVLQTFSKRKDEDTYPVLPEVLERKEENTYSDLEDEPERKEENTYSVLQDEPERKEENTYSVLQDEPERKEENTNSVLQDEPERKEENTYSVLQDEPERKEENQYSVVQAVPERKEENTSSVLQDEPEWKEEHTYSGLQAVPERREEDMVIQIPADECNLYFNTGIKRELELMEKSDKFADDGLEEIITNIDGAQDGGWGWFIVLSSLMIHVIIGGFDRSGGILYLKFEEKFKTPAAVTAWVPSISGGLRLALGPVVSVMCHRFSYRSVVIWSGLVLAFALIISGFAPNIYFLFVSYGVIGGLGQAMAYSPAVVIVTAYFHKKLGTALGLATSGVGLGTFAIPLLLEASFTYYGYLGALIMAAAASVEIIVCGALMRPISLHRRITEFNNRKGQGRISVNSISGNLDRMMTDTKQSTNAELTTDYSRKHQNAIKPQLLNDVDIVISVSENKRKLTSRKSVVSMLRRASTVFLFNRDSSKTKIETKLFDLSLLKDLRYSAFCVAILLFTLAFSSGMVFLPAFALQIGTSEFEAAYTVVVTGVSDGIGRLFAGFLFDRKFMKPYRIYIYNVLIIFMGVVSLTIPSVTTFPQLAVACAIYGSIIGMYVSQKSVIIVDLLGIENLSKSFGIVLFFQGIGVFIGPPLSGLLKDLNGTYDYAFYFGGIAVLLGSFILLVSNIIHFLKSRREYTI, from the exons ATGAGTAATAAGAACACAGAAGGTTGTGTGAATAAAGCTTTTACAGATAGCGAAACCGCAGTTATCTCTGTAGACTCCAGCGGACAAACATATCCGATCACTTCTAGGACGGAACCCACAGTGATTCCAGAACACTCAGAGGGACAGGTTCATCCGATCACTTATAGGACGGAAACCTCGATGATAGATATAGGAGAAAGACAGGATTCGCTTGAACGAGAAACACTTGATACAGAATTACAGATAACAGATTCTGTTCTAACGGCTAAACCAGAAAGGAAGGAAGAAGACAATGAAGCTGTTCTATGGTCAGTTCCCACTGTATCCGAAAGGAAAGAAGAAGACTCCGAATCTGTTCTACAGACTTTTTCCAAAAGGAAGGATGAAGACACTTACCCTGTTTTACCGGAGGTACTTGAAAGGAAGGAGGAAAACACATACTCTGATTTAGAGGATGAACCAGAAAGGAAGGAGGAAAACACATACTCTGTTTTACAGGATGAACCAGAAAGGAAGGAGGAAAACACATACTCTGTTTTACAGGATGAACCAGAAAGGAAGGAGGAAAACACAAACTCTGTTTTACAGGATGAACCAGAAAGGAAGGAGGAAAACACATACTCTGTTTTACAGGATGAACCAGAAAGGAAGGAAGAAAACCAGTACTCTGTTGTACAGGCTGTGCCCGAAAGGAAAGAAGAAAACACATCCTCTGTTTTACAGGATGAACCAGAATGGAAGGAAGAACACACGTACTCTGGTTTACAGGCTGTACCGGAAAGGAGAGAAGAAGATATGGTTATTCAAATTCCAGCAGATGAATGTAACTTGTACTTTAATACAGGAATAAAAAGAGAACTAGAATTAATGGAAAAGTCAGATAAATTTGCAGATGATGGTCTTGAAGAGATTATCACAAACATAGATGGTGCTCAGGATGGAGGCTGGGGATGGTTCATTGTTTTGAGCAGTTTGATGATCCATGTCATTATTG GAGGCTTTGATAGATCGGGAGGCATACTGTATCTAAAGTTTGAGGAGAAGTTCAAGACACCAGCTGCAGTTACAGCTTGGGTACCATCTATATCTGGTGGATTACGACTTGCTTTAG GTCCTGTTGTAAGTGTTATGTGTCATAGATTCTCATACCGATCCGTGGTTATTTGGAGTGGATTAGTTCTGGCTTTTGCCTTAATAATTTCAGGATTTGCACCAAACATATACTTTCTATTTGTGAGTTACGGAGTGATTGGAG GATTAGGACAGGCTATGGCATATTCTCCTGCTGTTGTTATTGTAACTGCATATTTTCACAAAAAGCTAGGTACAGCTCTTGGACTAGCTACATCAGGTGTTGGTCTTGGAACTTTTGCCATACCACTTTTACTGGAGGCATCATTCACGTACTACGGATATTTAGGAGCTTTAATTATGGCAGCAGCAGCATCGGTTGAAATAATTGTTTGTGGAGCTCTGATGAGACCAATATCTCTTCACAGACGCATTACAGAGTTTAACAACAG GAAAGGACAAGGTAGAATTTCGGTTAATAGTATCTCTGGCAATCTAGATCGAATGATGACGGACACAAAGCAATCAACAAACGCAGAGCTTACAACAGATTATAGCCGAAAacatcaaaatgcaataaaaccACAACTTCTTAATGACGTCGACATTGTTATTTCAGTTTCAGAAAACAAGCGTAAACTGACCAGTAGAAAATCCGTTGTTTCTATGCTTCGCCGAGCATCAACTGTATTCCTATTTAATCGTGATTCAAGTAAAACTAAGATTGAAACTAAATTATTTGACTTATCTCTTTTGAAAGATCTAAGATATAGTGCATTTTGTGTTGCAATTTTACTATTTACATTAGCCTTCTCTTCTGGTATGGTGTTTCTGCCTGCTTTTGCTCTACAGATAGGGACAAGTGAGTTTGAAGCAGCGTACACAGTAGTTGTGACGGGTGTATCGGATGGAATTGGTAGACTATTCGCAGGTTTCCTCTTTGACAGGAAGTTTATGAAGCCATATCGCATTTACATATACAATGTTCTAATCATTTTCATGGGTGTCGTATCATTGACTATTCCGTCGGTAACAACATTCCCACAGCTAGCTGTAGCTTGTGCTATTTACGGATCTATCATAGGGATGTACGTCTCACAGAAGTCGGTGATCATCGTGGATCTTCTTGGTATTGAGAATTTGTCCAAATCGTTTGGTATAGTTCTGTTCTTTCAGGGCATTGGTGTTTTTATTGGTCCTCCACTTTCAG ggcttttaaaagatttgaatgGCACGTATGACTACGCATTTTATTTTGGTGGAATCGCTGTTTTACTTGGATCGTTTATTCTTCTTGTGTCTAACATAATACATTTCCTAAAGTCAAGACGGGAATACACGATATAA